DNA from Dictyostelium discoideum AX4 chromosome Un chrUn_0002, whole genome shotgun sequence:
agaaaagtaaaaattttgaaCCGGCACAATGACGCGATAATTGCGCAAGGTCgaaaaactgaaaaattcCGAACCGACACTATGCACAAAGTTGTGAAGGGTCGAAAactcttatttttttgagttttgcgaaatttttaagaaaataaaaacgtATAAATAGTGGCAcaaaaaactaaaacaatttgatttattttatttgggaATTCCtcctatatatatttaagatacacacacacacaaattttatacaaataattatttctctttattaatttttaatattattatttttctcatattataattttagatatcaacaataaaatatGTCTACCactgttaataataatgatgccTCTAGTAGTAGTACCTCTGCCTCTAATAGCGCTGAATCCTTTGATTTAAGAATGAAATCAATGGAGGATCAAATCAACAACCTTTCTTTAGCCTTTACAAGATTCATGAAAGAACCTATGTTCTCATCTAATACCAATTCACGTAGCCAACCTTCTCATGATAACTCTGACACCGAGAATGAACAAAGTGATGATGAATCAAGTAACAATGTCGATGTTCCAACCGATTATCAATAATCCGATACCTTACTTGGTCAGTACAAACATATGGTAAACAATCAAGGTTTACTCGTCGAAGAAGAATGTATCCTCAAGAAAGATGAGATATCCGAATTGAATAAAGTATTCAACTTTCCATCTAACTTCCAAGTGAATG
Protein-coding regions in this window:
- a CDS encoding hypothetical protein (Slime mold (D.discoideum) transposon DIRS-1, complete, clone SB41), which translates into the protein MSTTVNNNDASSSSTSASNSAESFDLRMKSMEDQINNLSLAFTRFMKEPMFSSNTNSRSQPSHDNSDTENEQSDDESSNNVDVPTDYQ